Part of the Oncorhynchus nerka isolate Pitt River linkage group LG14, Oner_Uvic_2.0, whole genome shotgun sequence genome is shown below.
attgttacttttatttcttattcttatccatattttaaaaaactgcattgttggttaggggctcgtaagtaagcatttcactgtaaggtctacacctgttgtattcagcacatttgattttgatttgtttgtgtTTTCAGGAACTACTCCAGTTTGGACCTGAACAAAGATAGAGAAACAGATGGATAAAACAAACTTCAACTTGACTTGCGTGACCATCTCTAATAGCCCTATCAGTGACTTCCTGATGGGCATCTACATCCTGGCCTTTATCCTGGGTTTGGCCTTTAACCTATTGACCCTTGGCCCCATCGTCCAGCAGGTCCGCAGCCAGAACACCCTGGGGGTATTCCTgctcaacctgtccctgtctgacctACTCTATATCCTTACCATGCCTCTCTGGATCAACTACTACCACCGGGACCACCACTGGAGCCTGGGCAGCCTCTCCTGCAGCGTGGCCGGCTTCTTCTACTACTCCAACATGTACCTTAGCATCTACCTGCTGTGCTGCATCTCTGTGGACCGCTGCCTGGCCGTCACCTACCCCCTGAGGACCAAAGCCTTCCGCAGCGCGCGCTACGCCTGGGTGCTTTGTCTGGTCGTGTGCGTGACTGTCATGTCCGGACACGGCCTGGTGCTGTTCAAGGACAACCTGCAGGACGCCCACGACGACACGCAGGACCGCTGTTACGAGACCTACCCCATGCCGCAGCCCGTGGCCCTGTTCAACCTGCTGCGGGTGGGCATCGGCTTCCTGCTGCCCCTGCTGGTGCTGGGGCTGTGTTACTGGAGGATCATGGGCCAGGTGAAGCAGAGCGAGGGGCTGGGGGAACAGGCTAAGAGGAAGGTACGGCTGCTGTCCTTCGGGGTGATCGGGATTTTCTCTGTGTGCTTCGCCCCCTACCACCTCCTCCTGCTGACCCGCTCCCTGGCCTACTACCACATGGACGAAAAGATGTACTGTCAGTTTGAGCAGAAAATGCACTTCCCTTTCTCGTGCACGCTGGCCCTGTCCAGCCTGAACAGTGTGGTGGACCCAGTGCTGTATGTGCTGGTCAGTAACGGGGTGAGGGAGGACATGAGATTGTGCTTCTGTGGGAACAGACagggtcagagggagagagaaagtccCCTCTCCACTGAACCATGGAACACACATATGATCTGATTAcatactgtgtgtttgtgtggagggttgggtaggttactttctaaatgtaatccattacagttactagttgCCTGTCCAAAACTGTAAttagtaacgtaacttttggattacccaaactcactCAGTTACTTTTGGATTGCCTTCCcgttaagaggcattagaagaagacaaaaaaggATCCATTCAAAGCATTTGGTacgtcatcatagtggtctctgactcaCCCAGGTGGAACAAACTGATGCTTTTTccaatgctgaattgaatgtcattgagaaaacagaatgtTGTCATAAGgtgtctgaatttaaaagtagTCTAAGTAATCATGTTGTCGGTAATCTGACTACAATATCtttgctggtaacgtaactgAATACAGTTACAGTTTTATTGTAATCAAATGACGTGTAACTGAGCGTGTGTGTTGTATTTACGCCTATTGCAGTAAATCCCTTCCGTGCACATTGTAAAAAGGACGGCATGTTTGTTCTGTGTGACTTCAATAACATGTTCTTTCATATCAACCCACTTTCATGGACAATCAGTCAATCAGGTTGTCTTTTTAAAATGTTCAAAGAAAAGCCTTTGTGAAGTTTTTCTTAACATTCCGCTTGGTGATGAGGATGGGTAATTGTGTTTCTGAATTGGAGCTTTCTATTAAAACGCCTGTCCTCATTGGTAAGGAAAATCCTTTCAAAGTCTGTCTGTTCTGGCTTTATGTTACAGGATTGCTCCGCTTGAAGGGCCCTCGACTCTCTTCAGGCCTGCCACGGGTTTTTATTGACATGTGCTTGGTTTACAAATGAACCTTCTTGTTCTAATTTGCCTGTTTGTGGACTGACATGAATCAGAATAACATTtgtcaattatatatatatatactgtatatcccaAACTAAATCTACGTCATAAACAATACTGGCGTTGAAATCAAAGAAAATACAGTACTGGACATTGAAGACATGTCGTACAAATGTTCACCCAATAAACATAAAAGGAAGCTACCCAAATGTGCATTTATTCTTACGTTTCCATGTACAATTCCATTATCGGACAAATCAGTTCCCCTCTCAGTCCATCAAGGTAAaatataaaaatttaaaaaatccagCGCTGGAAAACAATGAACTGCCTCATCAATTTAGACACTTAGTCAATACAGCTCTTTAACAAATGCTCTGAACATGAGAGGTCACTGTAGACCGTCTCTTTAATTACGGAGTGTGATGCTGATTTATGTCGGTTGGCGCCCACCCCCCCtcgggttgtgccgtggcggagatcttcgtgggctatactcgcccttgtctcaggatggtaagttggtggttgaagatatacctctagtggtgtgggggctgtgctttggcaaagtgggtggggttatatcctgcctgtttggccccatccgggggtatcgtcatacggggccacagtgtctcccgacccctaatgtctcagcctccagtttttatgctgcagtagtttgtgtcgggggctagggtcagcctGTTATATTTGGAGTATTTCTCCCGTCTTAACTGATGTCCTGTGTGAATGtaaatatgctctctctaattctctctctttcttttcccctctttctttctctctctctgagggcctgagccctaggaccatgcgtcaggactacctggcctgatgactccttgccgtccccagtccacctggccatgctgccgctccattttcaactgttctgcctgcagctatggaatcctgacctgttcaccggacgtgctacctgtcccagacctgctgttgtCAACTCTCTAGTGACAGCAGGAGCGGtggagatactctgaatgatcggctatgaaaagccaactgacatttattcctgaggtgctgatgtgttgcacccttgacaaccactgtggttattattattatttgaccctgctggtcatctatgaacatttgaacatcttggccatgaaCTGTTacaatctctacccggcacagccagaaaaggactggccatccctcatagcctggttcctctctaggtatcttcctaggttttagcctttctagggagtttttcctagccaccgtgcttctacacctgcatcgcttgctgtttggggttttagactgggtttctgtacagcactttaacatcagctgatgtaagaagggctttataaatgcgtttgtttgattgattgatgcggCTGTGGGGATGGGACTTACTGTAGTCCCTCTGTTCCCAGGTGGGGGTTGGGGTATTTGTGGGGCTCATGGTTCCTATCCTAGTGGCGGTCCCTTTGATCCTTACATTCTGGATAACAGCTCTCTGGTGCTGATGAGGAAAGCTGAACAGAAGACTCGGGAGACGCTATGGCTGACCGAGAGCACGGCTCCAATCCGGCCTCGCTGACATCTAACATAACGTAAAATGAGCCGTAATTAAAACAGTCCATAATCAGCAGACCGCCCCACAGGCCATAATTAAAACGGCCAGCGATGTTACGTCTCTGTTGCTGCAGTTACGGAGAGGGATGGACAATTATCCACTGCTTTCAGAGCGTTTATTTGAACATCGCTCCCAAGCAAGGTCATGTCGGCTCTGCTTGATGATTTGGAAGAAAACGGACATAAGCCAATAGGTATGTCTCATGAAGCAAATCCAATAACCAGCGGTGAGAAGGAAAGTTTGTAATGGAATCACTTACTACAATCCAATATAACGGTCGTTGCATGGATGAAATGACGTTTGTTCTATCTGCTCAGCGCTGATCAGATGATTAACTAAATCTGACAGGAACGATCAGGTTCCAGACACGGTCCAGACTCAAATGGTTTTGGAACACAATCGGCCGCCACATTCTTTGTCACCAAAAGGAGGGTTCAATAATCGCTTCTCAGTGGCAAAGCATTTCTGTGACCTTCCTTAGCTCTGACAGTGGAGAGAGTTAAAGAGGGACAGCATTGAAATTGCAGGTTGTCTTGCTATGTGTGGAATGGTGTCCAATGATTCACATGACAGCATGCTGCTTGTCAATAAAGCTCCCACTGTGCCCGTCGATACTGTAGCAGGCTGAGTGGTTGGCATTTTACTGGTGAGACCAGTTGTGTACGGCGTGAATGCTTGCTCTGATTCTGAGCTGCTCACGGGGACTAAACTCTTGAAATGAGACTCATTGAAAAGCACAGATTTATCTGTCATATTGAATTGGTTTCATGAGGGCTGGGGACAGCCTGTTTACAGAaggaagccccccccccccctctcttagAGATAACGATAAGGTACTTTCACATAGCTATAAAAAAAACTAATTTCCATTGTAATTTCCTCTCTTTACCTCACTGAATGACTATTGGTCTGTCTCAGTGCCAGAGCCTTGTTGAACATGATGCCAAGGAAAGATATGCAGACAGTGCTCATTTTGGAGACTGTGAACATTCTTCAGAAATACAACTAATTCAAGATGGTAGACTAGGTCCTACTTCTCTAAAAGCCACGGGAGTGGTCCGGGTTTCTGCTTGCTCTGTTTGTTACGCTGCGCCCGGGAAACTACTCATGAATTATGTATGTTGCAAAAGTGAGTTTTGTTTGcgaacacaacatgtaaatctAGGATCTTTATAAAGGCAGTGCCTCATTGAAAACCAATTTCCTCTGTCTAAGGGTCATTGATAGATCTCATCAAATTATGGAAGAATATTAGATTACCTAAACCCTTACTTCCATGTGTACCATTTGtgaaagcaatgtgcttaattaTGCATGAACTGTAGCGATATAATGTTATTTTATAATCTATTAATGCAGCTCTCTAGCACTCAAGCACAAATGGCCTAGATGAATGGAGTTTTCAACCTGTGATAGATGTAAAATGATGCTAATAAATGAATGTGACTTTAACCCTTTCTGGGCTACGCAGAAGTAAAATGATCTTGCGAAAGTTTGTAATTTACTGTTTCACTTCTGGAGGGGGGGGGACCCAATTAACAATTGTGaagcaaaggagatgatcgtggacttcaggaaacagcagagggagcacccccctatccacatcgatgggacagtagcggagagggtagtaagttaagttcctcggcatacacatcacggacaaactgaattagcccacccacacagacagcgtggtgaaggcacagcagcgcctcttcaacctccggaggctgaagaaatttgtctcgtcaccaaaagcactcaaacttttacagatgctcaactccagccactttaataatggaaagatgtatgtaaaaatgtatcactagccactttaaacaatgccacttaatataatgtttacataccctatattactcatctcatatgtatatactgtaccctataccatctactgcatcttgccatctttatgtaatacatgtatcactagccactttaaacaatgccacttttatgtttacataccctacattacacatctcatatgtacagtggggagaacaagtatttgatacactaccgattttgcaggttttcctacttacaaagcacgtagaggtctgtaattgttatcataggtacacttcaacaaaaatccagaaaatcacatttgtatgaattttaagaaattaatttgcattttattgcatgacataagtatttgatacatcagaaaagcagaacttaatatttgacACAGCAacttttgtttgcaattacagagatcatacgtttcctgtagttcttgaccaggtttgcacacactgcagcagggattttggcccactcctccatacagaccttctccagatccttcaggttttagggctgtcgctgggcaatagggactttcagctccctccaaagatgttctattgggttcaggtctggagactggctaggccactccaggaacttgtgatgcttcttacggagccactccttagttgcactggctgtgtgtttcgggtcgttgtcatgctgaaagacccagccacgacccatcttcaatgctcttactgagggaaggaggttgttggccaagatctcgcgatacatggccccatccatcctcccctcaatacggtgcagtcgtcttGTCCCcgttgcagaaaagcatccccaaagaatgatgtttccacctccatgcttcacggttgggatggtgttcttggggttgtactcatccttcttcttcctccaaacacggcgagtggagtttagaccaaaaagctctatttttggctcatcagaccacatgaccttctcccattcctcctctggatcatccagatggtcattggcaaacttcagacgggcctggacatgcgctggcttgagcagggggaccttgcgtgcactgcgggattttaatccatgacggcgtagtgtgttactaatggttttctttgagactgtggtcccagctctcttcaggtcattgaccaggtcctgccgtgtagttctgggctgatccctcaccttcattgatgccccacgaggtgagatcttgcatggagccccagaccgagggtgattgaccgtcatcttgaacttcttccattttctaataattgcaccaacagttgttgccttctcaccaagctgcttgcctattgtcctgtagcccatcccagccttgtgcaggtctacaattttatccctgatgtccttacaccctctctggtcttggccatggtggagaggttggagtctgtttgattgagtgtgtggacaggtgtcttttatacaggtaacaagttcaaacaggtgcagttaatacaggtaatgagtggagaacaggagggcttcttaaagaaaaactaacaggtctgtgagagccggaattcttactggttggtaggtgatcaaatacttatgtcatgcaataaaatgcaaattaattacttaaaaatcatacaatgtgattttctggatttttgttttagattgcatctctcacagttgaagtgtacctatgataaaaattacagacctctacatgctttgtaagtaggaaaacctgcaaaatcggcagtgtatcaaatacttgttctccccactgtatatactgtactcgataccatctactgcatcttgcctatgccgttctgtacgatcactcattcatatatctttatgtatatattctttatccccttacagttgtgtgtatgaggtagttgttgtggtattgttaggttagattactcgttggtttttactgcattgtcggaactagaagcacaagcatttcgccacactcgcattaacatctgctatccatgtgtatgtaacaaACAACATTTGAATTGATTTGGATTACCTTTGTGCAAATGGAGGAAGTGAAGTCTCCTCCCTAGCAAATGGAAACTATAGGACAAACCCCTCCCTTCTGCTAATTTAACACGTGTTTTATCATGGCCAAAAATGGAAAGGTTTGTTTTCATGAATTATTACTacatagccaattttgacttagTGCAGACCGTACAACCCAATCGCGATTAGTCCAAATAATCAATGATGAAAACCCAAAACCAGGAGCTACTGCTTGTAATCACATAATTCTACGTGAGCCTTGAAACATTCTCGCCATTTAAatctgtccacgagagattaaGGCAGATGAAGCTTGTATATGATCATGCTACATAAAATGGCTGTATGAATAGAAAACACTTGACCAATGAGCAGTTTGAAAAACAATATCAAGGGCTAGGCACTCTGTGGAACAAACAGTTATGATAATCTCCCTGATAtgcatgttttgtgtgtgtgtgtgtgtgtgcatgtgtatgcttGAAGACACTTTTGAAGACACTCGTCCCCTTATGTATCCTCAAGTCTTCTCATGTCAACTACGGCTTGCATACACACTTGTATACACACGGTTGATCATGTTCGTCTGAGGATCTCCGCAGCTCTCCTTGAAGCCTACACAGTGTCCCATTCACTTCACACAGATCTGTGTAAAATATTAGGGTTGCAACATTTGTGGACATTTCCactaatttttcaacccttgtaaaAACAATGAAATCTCATTGCTACACTACAGGAAGAAAGCACAACAAGACATTTGCTTTCAATTACGAATGTGGAAAACGTTCCCTCACCCTGTCACTAAAGAACGACATGGTCTTGCAGTGTGTGTTGGTACTATCAATGGCAAGCTCCCTTAAACATTGATATATGGTACCCAACACGAATCCAGTGTGAGATACAACTAAGCTCTTAGAGGAGTAGAAAACAGAAATCACAAAAGATAAGTACTTCAGATCCAAGCTAAAAGCGAATCTATTGTCTCTCAGTGCCACATCTTCCATTACTGCTAAATGTGGTGTGGACCAGCTATAAATGAACATACTAGTAACAACTGACAGATTCCCTGTCACACCACTCTCACAGTTGGTGTTCCAATGTGTGTTATAGTGAAAATTAGAAGTGTTTTTAACACGGGAGGAAATTGAAAAGTTGGAGTATAGGTGTAAAGAAAAGGAGAATAAAGTAGGCCGGTTGAAAATGATATTTGTAGTTGGTGAAACTGCCATGTCTGATtttgatattacaacaacaaagaagtttACTTCAAACATCAAACACTCTTGTGTCCCTTTTACCGCAATGCTGGATGCTCCCTTTTTAAtttcatcaacaaaacaaaaacagtaaCAAAGGCGCTGGGTGGGGGAACAGGGCGCTCTTTCCCCTTCTACAGATTTCAACtttaagggctctattcaatccgtggCGCTGAAGATCTGTTTTGTAACAGGATTGAcaattaaaggcaatgttcccgtggtagcagagactgcattcacggtaaacactgCAATCGGAAATGACTTCTAAAATGTTCACACCGATGTTCCGCAATACTTTGGCGATACGGATTTTCATACAGCCCTAAGGAAACACACGCAAAGCTCTCTCTACAAGCaaaaacttcaaacaggaagtaccagtgacgcgcCCAATtgggaagtggtccgatgaagcggatgctaagctacaggactgtttcgctagcacagactggaatatgttccgggattcatctgatggcattgaggagtttgcCACATTAGTCACCGGCTTCACTAttaagtgcatcgacaacgtcgtccccacagtgactgtacgtacatatcccaaccagaagccatgggttACAGGCTAAAGAATAGAGCTGTCTCTTTCAAGGACGCTACAAGAAATCCCACTACGACCTCCGATGAGCCActaaacaggcaaagcgtcaataccggactaagatcgaatcctactgcGCTGGCACAGATGCTCGTCGAATGTGGCAGGACTTGCAACTGCCACGGATTGCAAcgggaaacccagccgtgagcaGGATTGGAGTGTAATGGATTACAGCATGTAAAcatcattaaagtgactagtggtcggttattaaagtggccagtgatttcatgtctatgtatataggaaAGAGGCCACTAAGGTGCAGGGATGAGTAGCCGGgcggtagccggctagtgatggctatttaacagtctgatggccttgagatagaaactgtttttcagtctctcggtcccagctttgatgcacctgtactgacctcgctttctggatgatattggggtgaacaggccgtggctcaggtggttgatgtaaTTGATGAtcgttttggccttcctgtgacattgggtgctctaggtgtcctggaggatACAGTGTTCAGTGTTGGTtgtaccaccctctggagatcCCAGTggtgcaattgccataccaggtggtaatacctgacaggatgctctcaattgagCATCTGTAAAAGTctctgagggtcttaggggccaagccaaatttcttcagcctgctgaggttgaagaggcactgttgcatcgccttcaccacactgtctgtgtgggtggactatttcagatcgtcagtgat
Proteins encoded:
- the LOC115141441 gene encoding G-protein coupled receptor 4-like — protein: MDKTNFNLTCVTISNSPISDFLMGIYILAFILGLAFNLLTLGPIVQQVRSQNTLGVFLLNLSLSDLLYILTMPLWINYYHRDHHWSLGSLSCSVAGFFYYSNMYLSIYLLCCISVDRCLAVTYPLRTKAFRSARYAWVLCLVVCVTVMSGHGLVLFKDNLQDAHDDTQDRCYETYPMPQPVALFNLLRVGIGFLLPLLVLGLCYWRIMGQVKQSEGLGEQAKRKVRLLSFGVIGIFSVCFAPYHLLLLTRSLAYYHMDEKMYCQFEQKMHFPFSCTLALSSLNSVVDPVLYVLVSNGVREDMRLCFCGNRQGQRERESPLSTEPWNTHMI